A genomic region of Runella rosea contains the following coding sequences:
- a CDS encoding PepSY-associated TM helix domain-containing protein, whose protein sequence is MKFKKIIGLLHLWLGLASGIVVFVISITGCLYAFQEEILNATESFRYVEPRASVQLSPSVLKEIATRELPQKHLHAIMYLGNAKAAQAIFFHFDPSYYYIVYLDPYTGKVLKVKDMDADFFRIVLQGHFYLWLPPNIGQPVVAYFTLAFVVMLISGIVLWWPKNRAAAKQRVWFRWKKGMQWKRKNYDLHNILGFYGAFFILVLAATGLVWGFQWFASSVYTRLGGEKSLLFEEPISAITQPVLPSSQAPAIDRIWHQMQQEHPNAKTLEVHIPETDSSSIAVNINEEEGTFWKTDYRYFDQYSLQELPVNHIYGRFKDATLADKTFRMNYDIHVGAIGGLAGKILAFFVSLIAASLPITGFYIWWGRRGNGRQKKVMRTTDTTGTKQVLTK, encoded by the coding sequence ATGAAGTTCAAAAAAATCATTGGACTGCTGCACCTGTGGCTGGGGTTGGCGTCGGGGATTGTGGTGTTTGTCATCAGCATTACGGGATGTTTGTACGCTTTTCAGGAAGAAATTCTGAATGCAACCGAATCTTTCCGATACGTTGAGCCGCGTGCTTCTGTTCAGCTATCTCCTTCCGTTTTGAAGGAGATAGCCACTCGAGAGTTGCCCCAAAAACACCTTCATGCCATTATGTATTTGGGAAATGCCAAAGCCGCCCAAGCCATCTTTTTTCACTTCGACCCGTCGTATTATTACATCGTGTACCTCGACCCTTACACGGGAAAGGTGCTGAAAGTCAAAGATATGGATGCCGACTTTTTTAGGATTGTGTTACAGGGGCATTTTTATCTGTGGCTACCTCCCAATATTGGCCAACCCGTAGTGGCGTATTTCACGCTGGCCTTTGTGGTGATGCTTATTTCGGGGATTGTGCTGTGGTGGCCCAAAAACCGCGCAGCGGCCAAACAACGCGTTTGGTTTCGGTGGAAGAAAGGAATGCAGTGGAAGCGCAAAAACTACGATTTGCATAACATTTTGGGTTTTTATGGAGCTTTTTTCATCCTTGTTTTGGCCGCTACGGGCTTGGTATGGGGGTTTCAGTGGTTTGCGAGTTCGGTCTATACGAGGCTAGGAGGGGAGAAATCCCTGCTTTTTGAGGAACCTATTTCTGCCATTACCCAACCCGTATTGCCTTCCTCACAAGCCCCCGCCATTGATCGGATTTGGCATCAAATGCAACAAGAACACCCCAACGCCAAAACGTTGGAAGTGCACATTCCTGAAACAGATTCTTCTTCCATTGCGGTGAATATCAACGAAGAAGAAGGCACCTTTTGGAAAACCGATTACCGCTATTTTGACCAATACTCATTGCAAGAGTTGCCCGTAAATCACATTTACGGACGCTTCAAAGACGCGACGTTGGCCGATAAAACTTTTCGGATGAACTATGATATTCATGTGGGGGCCATCGGGGGTTTGGCGGGTAAAATACTGGCTTTTTTTGTCAGCCTGATTGCGGCGAGTTTACCCATCACGGGATTTTATATTTGGTGGGGCCGCCGTGGAAACGGCCGCCAAAAAAAAGTGATGAGGACAACCGATACAACAGGAACGAAACAGGTCTTGACTAAATAG